A section of the Streptomyces sp. Je 1-369 genome encodes:
- a CDS encoding LPXTG cell wall anchor domain-containing protein: MKLRRAMAAAAATAVIAPIALLSAPAASATEDTSTPPAPAAGVPTESATPTPSVTPPAKTPEPAKTPGKPTPPSDPPAGKHTAEVEDPKAPRTPEVPEVPDEDDEKAPPTCESDNGSTDPDSVLEVDFVGLPEKIVAGSGWHRFKLTADNPTDEPLGEVAWTTFVNNLGAKKDSKDALRYFTDVQYFDAVEDEWTTVDSPLGDGLAYDTVELDAEDKAVVKLRARIDAKAPVGKGYVEGLGSYVDPELDCTHTSEKYQPITVVKAGGDDESAEPTPKPSTSKTAQTVPEPQGSASEAPTPAPAPATGSLAETGSSSMLPTVGVIGGIAVLAGAGVVFAVRRRKADGTA, from the coding sequence ATGAAGCTTCGTCGTGCCATGGCTGCCGCGGCCGCTACGGCTGTCATAGCCCCGATCGCGCTGCTGTCGGCCCCGGCCGCTTCCGCGACCGAGGACACGTCCACTCCGCCCGCCCCGGCCGCGGGCGTCCCGACGGAGTCCGCCACGCCGACCCCGTCCGTGACGCCGCCCGCGAAGACGCCCGAACCGGCCAAGACGCCCGGCAAGCCGACCCCGCCCTCGGATCCCCCGGCCGGGAAGCACACGGCCGAGGTCGAGGACCCGAAGGCCCCCAGGACTCCCGAGGTCCCGGAGGTCCCGGACGAGGACGACGAGAAGGCGCCGCCGACGTGCGAGTCGGACAACGGCAGCACGGACCCCGACTCCGTCCTGGAAGTGGACTTCGTCGGACTGCCCGAGAAGATCGTCGCGGGCAGCGGCTGGCACCGGTTCAAGCTCACCGCGGACAACCCCACCGACGAGCCGCTCGGCGAGGTGGCGTGGACCACGTTCGTGAACAACCTCGGCGCCAAGAAGGACAGTAAGGACGCGCTGCGGTACTTCACCGACGTGCAGTACTTTGACGCGGTCGAGGACGAGTGGACCACGGTCGACAGCCCGCTGGGCGACGGCCTGGCCTACGACACCGTGGAGCTCGACGCCGAGGACAAGGCCGTCGTGAAGCTGCGGGCCAGGATCGACGCCAAGGCTCCGGTCGGCAAGGGATACGTGGAGGGCCTCGGCTCCTACGTCGACCCCGAACTTGACTGCACGCACACGTCGGAGAAGTACCAGCCGATCACCGTCGTGAAGGCGGGCGGCGACGACGAGTCGGCCGAGCCCACGCCGAAGCCGTCCACGTCCAAGACGGCGCAGACCGTGCCCGAGCCGCAGGGCAGCGCCTCCGAGGCCCCGACTCCGGCCCCGGCCCCGGCCACCGGCAGCCTCGCCGAGACCGGTTCCAGCTCGATGCTGCCGACCGTCGGTGTCA